Proteins encoded together in one Eublepharis macularius isolate TG4126 chromosome 2, MPM_Emac_v1.0, whole genome shotgun sequence window:
- the MAPK1IP1L gene encoding MAPK-interacting and spindle-stabilizing protein-like: MSAADEFSLADALPDNSTGKNATLGTTKPVQQPGQPPQAWPASNPWSSPPTAPPAAPSGLPPSTSASTVPFGPPPTGMYPSLPPGAPTPFPPPPPGSTCPPPGAPYPPPGPVPPGQYPPPNMPFPELPRPYGGPAEPAAPPAAVGPWGSMPAGGWGPTVGGQYPTPSMPYPPPGPYSTPTQTPGAAPTVPWGAVPPGPWGPSPPAPFPPPTGSYPAPGLYPTPPNPYQVPPAPAGAPSMPGGPHPYR, from the exons ATGTCAGCTGCTGACGAATTCTCG CTGGCGGATGCTCTACCCGATAACTCCACTGGCAAGAACGCCACCTTGGGCACCACGAAACCTGTCCAACAGCCTGGCCAGCCGCCACAAGCCTGGCCTGCTTCCAATCCCTGGAGCAGCCCCCCAACTGCTCCACCCGCCGCCCCGTCCGGATTACCTCCCAGCACGTCCGCCTCCACTGTGCCGTTTGGGCCGCCGCCAACCGGAATGTATCCTTCCCTGCCCCCTGGAGCTCcgactcctttcccccctcctcctcctggatCCACTTGCCCCCCTCCTGGAGCTCCGTACCCACCCCCAGGGCCTGTCCCACCAGGACAGTATCCTCCCCCCAACATGCCCTTCCCAGAGCTTCCAAGGCCGTACGGAGGGCCAGCGGAGCCAGCAGCTCCCCCCGCTGCCGTGGGACCATGGGGATCCATGCCTGCTGGAGGTTGGGGCCCCACGGTAGGGGGCCAGTATCCCACTCCTAGTATGCCATATCCACCCCCGGGGCCATATTCCACTCCTACCCAGACACCAGGGGCTGCACCCACAGTTCCATGGGGAGCGGTCCCGCCAGGGCCGTGGGGGCCTTCGCCACCGGCCCCGTTCCCCCCACCCACTGGATCCTACCCGGCTCCTGGACTGTACCCAACTCCACCCAACCCTTACCAAGTGCCACCTGCGCCTGCCGGGGCTCCGTCCATGCCTGGTGGACCTCAT CCTTACCGCTGA